Proteins encoded by one window of Torulaspora delbrueckii CBS 1146 chromosome 2, complete genome:
- the TDEL0B07630 gene encoding uncharacterized protein (similar to Saccharomyces cerevisiae YIR035C; ancestral locus Anc_2.668), whose product MGKVILVTGASRGIGKSIVEAILNTSDDAVVYGVARSEAPLKEIKQRYGDRFFYVVGDVTDGVVLKTLVDDAVKGHGKIDSVVANAGVIEPIQNVNNIVVDQWKKLFDINFFSGVSLVGIALSYLKETHGNIVFVSSDASDTYFDCLGAYGSSKAALNHFAMTVAKDEKSVKAISVAPGIVDTQMQGVLRDNTAMPDEALRSFANLKSESKLDDCSVSATVYAKLVLNGIPDQLNGKYVSYNDESLKTFQT is encoded by the coding sequence ATGGGTAAGGTTATTTTAGTGACTGGTGCTTCCAGAGGGATTGGTAAGTCAATTGTTGAGGCTATCTTAAACACCAGCGATGATGCTGTCGTTTATGGAGTTGCTAGGTCTGAAGCTCCTTTGAAGGAAATTAAGCAGAGATATGGTGACAGATTCTTTTATGTTGTTGGTGACGTTACGGATGGTGTCGTGTTGAAGACATTGGTCGACGATGCTGTCAAGGGCCATGGCAAAATCGACTCTGTAGTGGCCAACGCAGGTGTCATCGAACCGATTCAGAATGTTAACAACATTGTCGTTGACCAGTGGAAAAAGCTGTTTGACATCAACTTCTTTAGTGGCGTCTCGCTCGTTGGCATCGCCTTGTCatatttgaaggaaacACATGGTAACATTGTCTTTGTCAGCTCTGATGCCAGTGACACATATTTCGATTGTTTGGGTGCATATGGTTCATCCAAGGCTGCACTCAATCATTTCGCTATGACGGTCGCTAAGGATGAGAAGTCTGTTAAAGCTATTTCAGTAGCACCAGGAATCGTTGACACTCAAATGCAAGGGGTGCTTAGGGATAACACCGCTATGCCTGATGAAGCCTTGAGGAGTTTCGCAAATCTCAAGTCGGAAAGTAAACTAGATGATTGTTCAGTCTCGGCTACTGTCTACGCTAAACTGGTGTTGAATGGCATTCCAGATCAGCTAAACGGCAAGTACGTGAGTTACAATGATGAGTCTCTCAAGACTTTCCAGACTTGA